Proteins found in one Mustela lutreola isolate mMusLut2 chromosome 12, mMusLut2.pri, whole genome shotgun sequence genomic segment:
- the LRRC19 gene encoding leucine-rich repeat-containing protein 19: MKTTCITTLFWPLSMLLLSDESQSSKIEVKCNFTENNYSLIPTDINKNVTILDLSYNQITLNIIDTRVLQTYFLLTELYLTENNVTMLYNNGFGNLSNLEILNICRNSIHVIEQGAFTGLNKLKQLYLCQNKIFQLNPDVFVPLKNLILLNLQGNFIGYFDVPQLFHLELIILYGNPWNCSCSLLNLQNWLNTSNVTLENENITTCTYPDILKFYSIKTVPYNAECYSKFPPPINEDLYNHLQSISNSTFNSSLNNLKNSEHKLGKSWAFLVGVVITVLMTSFLIFAAIKCPVWYNFLLSYNHHRLEEHEAETYEDGFTGNSSSLSQVPDTKSEETTVIFEKLHSFVVDDDGFIEDKYIDTHELHEEN, from the exons ATGAAAACTACATGCATCACAACCTTGTTTTGGCCCCTCTCTATGCTATTATTATCAGACGAAAGCCAGTCTTCTAAAATA gaagtCAAATGTAATTTCACCGAAAATAATTATTCTTTGATTCCAACAGATATCAATAAAAATGTTACTATACTTGATCTCAGTTATAACCAAATTACTTTGAATATTATAGACACTAGGGTTCTACAAACATATTTTTTACTCACTGAACTCTATCTGACTGAGAACAATGTTACTATGTTATATAATAATGGCTTTGGTAACCTCTCCAatctagaaattttaaatatctgtagaaACTCCATCCATGTAATTGAACAGGGTGCATTCACGGGCTTAAATAAACTAAAACAGTTGTACCTctgccaaaacaaaatatttcaactGAATCCTGATGTATTTGTACCTCTAAAAAACCTGATACTTCTGAATCTGCAAGGCAATTTCATTGGCTATTTTGATGTACCACAACTGTTTCATCtggaattaataattttatatggaAATCCATGGAACTGTTCTTGCAGTCTACTGAATTTGCAGAACTGGTTGAACACATCAAATGTGACACTAG AAAATGAGAACATCACCACATGCACCTACCCAGATATCCTGAAGTTCTACAGTATCAAAACAGTACCTTATAATGCTGAGTGCTACTCAAAATTTCCTCCACCTATAAATGAAGATCTTTATAACCACCTTCAGTCCATTAGCAACTCAACATTTAATAGCTCTTTGAACAACTTAAAAAATTCAG AACATAAACTTGGAAAAAGCTGGGCTTTTCTGGTTGGTGTGGTGATCACTGTACTGATGACTTCATTCCTCATTTTTGCTGCTATCAAATGCCCAGTATGGTATAATTTTCTGCTTAGTTACAATCATCATCGCCTGGAAGAGCATGAAGCAGAAACCTATGAAGATGGTTTTACTGGAAATTCAAGTTCTCTTTCACAAGTCCCAGATACAAAATCTGAAGAAACTACAGTAATATTTGAAAAACTACATTCATTTGTGGTAGATGATGATGGGTTTATTGAAGACAAATATATAGATACTCATGaattacatgaagaaaattaA